Proteins encoded together in one Corallococcus soli window:
- a CDS encoding GtrA family protein — MHDTVLALLSGDLSPSARIWTALAPALFAIAYFLGGLLLFCIRCAIKGIPQDAETLTRGKSVLVGFFLRHYFFWVIQPLWRVLLRSGLPANALSMLSGLLGVSSGVAVAAGRFALGGWLFLMAGVLDVMDGRVARTRKEANPAGAALDSVLDRYVDSAMLMGLAWYYRDTWVLLPALGALLGSSLVPYVRAKGEGLGVSVRDGAMQRLERVLFLGVGTALSPILEALFWPAEKHPMHWLAVVGLVFVAILSNVTAVSRFRTLVKALAPKRPAQPRSGVALFGFNAAAGAIATAVDFAAVLAMVEWAGLSPVLATVMGCVLGGVVNYSINRVITFRSHGAVAPQLARYTLVSATSALLNAGGVALLTLHPQLAYTLGWWLVRGVIYFAWNLPLQRDYVFNDTSSDALLEQRPHAA; from the coding sequence GTGCATGACACCGTCCTGGCCTTGCTGAGTGGAGACCTGTCCCCCTCGGCGCGCATCTGGACCGCGCTGGCGCCCGCGCTCTTCGCGATCGCCTACTTCCTGGGCGGGTTGCTGCTCTTCTGCATCCGCTGCGCCATCAAGGGCATCCCCCAGGACGCGGAGACGCTGACGCGCGGCAAGTCGGTGCTGGTGGGCTTCTTCCTGCGCCACTACTTCTTCTGGGTCATCCAGCCCCTGTGGCGCGTGCTGCTGCGCTCGGGGCTGCCGGCCAACGCGCTGTCCATGCTGTCGGGCCTGCTGGGCGTGTCCTCCGGCGTCGCGGTGGCGGCGGGCCGCTTCGCGCTGGGCGGCTGGCTGTTCCTGATGGCGGGCGTGCTGGACGTGATGGACGGCCGGGTGGCGCGCACCCGCAAGGAGGCCAACCCCGCGGGCGCGGCGCTGGACTCCGTGTTGGATCGCTACGTGGACTCCGCGATGCTGATGGGCCTGGCCTGGTACTACCGGGACACCTGGGTGCTCCTGCCCGCGCTGGGCGCGCTGCTGGGCTCGTCGCTGGTGCCGTACGTGCGCGCCAAGGGTGAAGGCCTGGGCGTGAGCGTGCGCGACGGCGCGATGCAGCGGCTGGAGCGCGTGCTGTTCCTGGGCGTGGGCACGGCGCTGTCGCCCATCCTGGAGGCGCTGTTCTGGCCGGCGGAGAAGCACCCCATGCACTGGCTGGCGGTGGTGGGGCTCGTCTTCGTCGCCATCCTGAGCAACGTCACGGCGGTGTCGCGCTTCCGCACGCTGGTGAAGGCGCTGGCGCCCAAGCGCCCCGCGCAGCCGCGCTCCGGCGTGGCGCTGTTCGGCTTCAACGCGGCGGCGGGCGCCATCGCCACGGCGGTGGACTTCGCCGCGGTGCTGGCCATGGTGGAGTGGGCCGGGCTGTCGCCGGTGCTGGCGACGGTGATGGGCTGCGTGCTGGGCGGCGTGGTGAACTACTCCATCAACCGGGTCATCACCTTCCGCAGCCACGGCGCGGTGGCGCCGCAGTTGGCGCGCTACACGCTGGTGAGCGCGACGAGCGCGCTGCTCAACGCGGGCGGCGTGGCGCTGCTCACGCTGCACCCGCAGCTGGCCTACACGCTGGGCTGGTGGCTGGTGCGCGGCGTCATCTACTTCGCCTGGAACCTGCCGCTGCAGCGCGACTACGTGTTCAACGACACGTCGTCGGACGCGCTCCTGGAGCAGCGGCCCCATGCGGCGTGA
- a CDS encoding phosphatase PAP2 family protein yields MFKWLVTLMATGHFALVVITGRVRWEHVAAALLLVVLAWAGPGPRRFLRGAFPLWLTGMLLDSQGLWLGVRGTIHTGDLWELERSLFPAPDGMIWPEWWSHHPNTPLDLLCGFAYAAYLYEVFLVALWFFFKKDDHRFEALCWAFLVVNAIGVVIYLVYPAAPPWYVLQYGPGPANLAALPSPAGTARFDAFFGIQYFANFYSRNPNVFGAMPSLHAAYPLMMVLVLWYKGIAWRVGTSLFALLVAFSAVYLTHHYILDVLAGCVAAVVAYVVVRAVFARRNSGTLEAASVSLPSGGNTRA; encoded by the coding sequence ATGTTCAAGTGGCTCGTCACCCTCATGGCGACGGGCCACTTCGCACTGGTGGTCATCACCGGTCGGGTCCGGTGGGAACACGTCGCGGCGGCGCTGCTGCTGGTGGTGCTGGCGTGGGCCGGCCCCGGCCCGCGGCGGTTCCTCCGGGGCGCGTTCCCGCTGTGGCTCACCGGCATGCTCCTGGACAGCCAGGGGCTGTGGCTGGGCGTGCGCGGCACCATCCACACCGGCGACCTGTGGGAGCTGGAGCGGTCGCTGTTCCCCGCCCCGGACGGGATGATCTGGCCCGAGTGGTGGTCGCACCACCCCAACACGCCGTTGGACCTGTTGTGCGGCTTCGCCTACGCGGCCTACCTCTACGAGGTCTTCCTCGTGGCGCTCTGGTTCTTCTTCAAGAAGGACGACCACCGCTTCGAAGCGCTCTGCTGGGCCTTCCTGGTGGTGAACGCCATTGGCGTCGTCATCTACCTCGTCTACCCGGCGGCCCCGCCCTGGTACGTGCTCCAGTACGGCCCCGGCCCGGCGAACCTGGCGGCGCTGCCCAGCCCCGCGGGCACGGCGCGCTTCGACGCCTTCTTCGGCATCCAGTACTTCGCCAACTTCTACTCGCGAAACCCCAACGTCTTCGGGGCCATGCCGTCGCTGCACGCGGCCTACCCGCTGATGATGGTCCTGGTCCTCTGGTACAAGGGCATCGCGTGGCGCGTGGGCACCAGCCTGTTCGCGCTGCTCGTCGCCTTCTCCGCCGTCTACCTCACGCACCACTACATCCTCGACGTGCTGGCGGGCTGCGTCGCCGCGGTCGTGGCGTACGTCGTCGTGAGGGCCGTATTCGCTCGTCGGAACAGCGGGACGCTGGAAGCGGCGTCCGTGTCCCTGCCGTCTGGAGGAAACACCCGTGCATGA
- a CDS encoding efflux RND transporter permease subunit, whose product MSEKRWSERFEAAMGSLAARGHRRPWVALVVALLLTGMGTFFARNLTLNADLVNLLPRTFQSVQDLEKLRTRFGGMGNVVVAGIGAEPEQLKQFVDDLAPKLGTLSEIRFVNAQRPSKFLEEHALYYVDLPDLRIIQDRIDARFAWEKEQANPLFVRLEESPPPSLDFSDIEKKYTGGANQRLSGSDQGGETYYLDPQERMVVMLLKAKGSSADLGYSKKVIAQVEDYLSKQDLSKYGPGFRTEITGTFKKKIDQQGVITGDLARASSLALVLLVVYLAFHFRSALAVGLTMVPVAVGLMWTYGFVGVAYGQVNLLTGFLAAVLGGLGVEHGIHLLGRWGTLRSEGMTSEEAVREAFSHTGFSTLISALVAALTFLSLSLSEFRAFHEFGIIAAVGMLVSVSSYLLILPALLGLVSKLGWRPRMHQAQSGPMAVMARFLPRRYRAVALVLGVALVGLISQAYRVTFNYDSTKLDDVSLPSVRLDRRIDHILGYSATPVVVLTDKEGQEREVVGQLQARKQQYGKDSTVDFVGALEDLVPAQQQEKQALLQSIHKKLSRIDPEKVAKDTRASLVRALRMSEAKPFVREDLPVGLRRQFEPAPGQKGGVVLVYANVSLSDGQGTRRFAKEVRNLQLSDGSQVSAAGEALILADILDMVAKESPRILVAAVLSVFFAMWMTLGSLRNAVICMMPTLLSIAALVGLMSILGLQFNYLNVVVIPVLIGTTVDAGVHLIERLGERGADFVAVYAETGRAITGGLLTSAIGFLALVFAKHPGLNSIGDLANLGFAVNMVVVLVGFPALLLLVDRWRNKHGTTPTATAGDEAPQRPAPES is encoded by the coding sequence ATGAGCGAGAAGCGGTGGTCCGAGCGGTTCGAGGCGGCGATGGGCTCCCTGGCGGCCCGTGGCCACCGGCGGCCCTGGGTGGCGCTGGTGGTGGCGCTGTTGCTGACGGGCATGGGCACCTTCTTCGCCCGGAACCTGACGCTCAACGCGGACCTGGTGAACCTGCTGCCCAGGACGTTCCAGTCCGTGCAGGACCTGGAGAAGCTGCGCACGCGCTTTGGCGGCATGGGCAACGTCGTGGTGGCCGGCATCGGCGCGGAGCCGGAGCAGCTCAAGCAGTTCGTGGACGACCTGGCGCCCAAGCTGGGCACCCTGTCGGAGATCCGCTTCGTCAACGCGCAGCGGCCCAGCAAGTTCCTGGAAGAGCACGCGCTCTACTACGTGGACCTGCCGGACCTGAGGATCATCCAGGACCGCATCGACGCGCGCTTCGCGTGGGAGAAGGAGCAGGCCAACCCGCTCTTCGTGCGCCTGGAGGAGTCACCGCCCCCGTCGCTGGACTTCTCCGACATCGAAAAGAAGTACACCGGGGGCGCCAACCAGCGCCTGTCGGGGTCGGACCAGGGCGGTGAGACCTACTACCTGGATCCGCAGGAGCGCATGGTGGTGATGCTCCTCAAGGCGAAGGGCAGCTCCGCGGACCTGGGCTACTCCAAGAAGGTCATCGCGCAGGTGGAGGACTACCTGTCCAAGCAGGACCTGTCCAAGTACGGGCCCGGCTTCCGCACGGAGATCACCGGCACCTTCAAGAAGAAGATCGACCAGCAGGGCGTCATCACCGGCGACCTGGCGCGCGCGTCGTCGCTGGCCCTGGTGCTGCTCGTGGTCTACCTGGCGTTCCACTTCCGCAGCGCGCTGGCGGTGGGGCTCACCATGGTCCCGGTGGCCGTGGGCCTCATGTGGACCTACGGCTTCGTGGGCGTGGCGTACGGGCAGGTGAACCTGCTGACGGGCTTCCTCGCCGCGGTGCTGGGCGGCCTGGGCGTGGAGCACGGCATCCACCTCTTGGGGCGCTGGGGGACGCTGCGCTCGGAGGGGATGACGTCGGAGGAGGCGGTGCGCGAGGCGTTCAGCCACACGGGCTTCTCCACGCTCATCTCCGCGCTGGTGGCGGCGCTCACGTTCCTGAGCCTGTCGCTGTCGGAGTTCCGGGCGTTCCACGAGTTCGGCATCATCGCGGCGGTGGGCATGCTGGTGAGCGTGAGCTCCTACCTGCTCATCCTCCCGGCGCTGCTGGGGCTGGTGTCGAAGCTGGGCTGGAGGCCGCGCATGCACCAGGCGCAGTCGGGGCCCATGGCGGTGATGGCGCGCTTCCTGCCCCGCCGCTACCGCGCGGTGGCGCTGGTGCTGGGCGTGGCGCTGGTGGGGCTCATCAGCCAGGCGTACCGGGTGACGTTCAACTACGACTCCACGAAGCTGGATGACGTGTCGCTGCCGAGCGTGCGGCTGGACCGCCGCATCGACCACATCCTCGGGTACTCGGCGACGCCGGTGGTGGTGCTGACGGACAAGGAGGGCCAGGAGCGGGAGGTGGTGGGCCAGCTCCAGGCGCGCAAGCAGCAGTACGGCAAGGACTCCACCGTCGACTTCGTGGGGGCGCTGGAGGACCTGGTGCCCGCGCAGCAGCAGGAGAAGCAGGCGCTGCTCCAGTCCATCCACAAGAAGCTGTCGCGCATCGACCCGGAGAAGGTGGCCAAGGACACACGCGCCAGCCTGGTGCGCGCGCTGCGGATGTCGGAGGCGAAGCCGTTCGTGCGCGAGGACCTGCCCGTGGGCCTGCGCCGCCAGTTCGAGCCCGCGCCCGGCCAGAAGGGCGGCGTGGTCCTGGTCTACGCGAACGTGAGCCTGTCGGACGGTCAGGGCACGCGGCGCTTCGCGAAGGAGGTGCGCAACCTCCAGCTGTCGGATGGCAGCCAGGTGTCCGCGGCGGGCGAGGCGCTCATCCTGGCGGACATCCTGGACATGGTGGCCAAGGAGAGCCCGCGCATCCTGGTGGCCGCGGTGCTCAGCGTGTTCTTCGCGATGTGGATGACGCTGGGCAGCCTGCGCAACGCGGTCATCTGCATGATGCCCACGCTCCTGTCCATCGCGGCGCTGGTGGGCCTGATGTCCATCCTGGGGTTGCAGTTCAACTACCTGAACGTCGTGGTCATCCCGGTGCTCATCGGCACCACGGTGGACGCGGGCGTGCACCTCATCGAGCGGCTGGGGGAGCGGGGCGCGGACTTCGTCGCGGTGTACGCGGAGACGGGGCGCGCCATCACGGGCGGTCTGCTCACGAGCGCCATCGGCTTCCTGGCGCTGGTGTTCGCCAAGCACCCGGGCCTGAACTCCATTGGCGATCTGGCCAACCTGGGCTTCGCGGTGAACATGGTCGTCGTGCTGGTGGGCTTCCCGGCGCTGCTGCTGCTGGTGGACCGCTGGCGCAACAAGCACGGCACGACGCCCACCGCGACGGCGGGGGACGAAGCCCCGCAGCGGCCCGCGCCGGAGAGCTGA
- a CDS encoding protein-tyrosine phosphatase family protein: protein MSESLLRSVHHVPGVRGFVRKQVLRVVARGVEWTTKLPGQRALNVSRVNEWLHVGGGVPRARYGELKARGITAVIDLRAERCDDRQALAALGIELLHLPVTDRFPPSVEQLSQGVRWALPRLDSGGVLYAHCEHGVGRGPLMGLAVMVARGWDAPEAYRAVRHARWQATLNDRQLRGLADFVAAWTGVPEQAA, encoded by the coding sequence GTGAGCGAGTCGCTGCTTCGGTCGGTGCATCACGTCCCGGGGGTCCGCGGGTTCGTGCGCAAGCAGGTGCTGCGGGTGGTGGCGCGCGGGGTGGAGTGGACCACCAAGCTGCCCGGCCAGCGCGCCCTCAACGTGTCCCGCGTGAACGAGTGGCTGCACGTGGGCGGCGGCGTGCCCCGCGCGCGCTACGGCGAGCTGAAGGCCCGGGGCATCACGGCGGTCATCGACCTGCGCGCGGAGCGCTGTGACGACCGGCAGGCGCTCGCCGCGCTGGGCATCGAGCTGCTGCACCTGCCGGTGACGGACCGCTTCCCGCCGTCGGTGGAGCAGCTGTCGCAGGGCGTGCGGTGGGCCCTGCCCCGGCTGGACTCGGGCGGCGTGCTGTACGCGCACTGCGAGCACGGCGTGGGCCGGGGGCCGCTGATGGGCCTGGCGGTGATGGTGGCGCGCGGCTGGGATGCGCCGGAGGCGTACCGGGCGGTGCGCCACGCGCGGTGGCAGGCGACGCTCAATGACCGGCAGCTGCGGGGCCTGGCGGACTTCGTGGCCGCGTGGACGGGCGTGCCGGAGCAGGCCGCGTAG